A window of Candidatus Goldiibacteriota bacterium genomic DNA:
AGAAATGTTAAATCATGTTCAGCAGAAGGTGTTTCCGTTTTTAAAACAGTTAAACGGGGATGAAAGCCCGTTTACTCATCACATGAAAAACGCGGTTTTTATAATCCCAAAGCCTTCACTGCTTACAGAAGCGATTTCTACAATAGATGATATTTTTCTTGAAATAGAAAAAGACGCAAAACAGGGCGGGCAGGCTTTTCAGGACATACAGGGCGATGTATATGAATTATTACTAAGCGAAATAGCATCAGCGGGTAAAAACGGGCAGTTCAGGACACCCAGGCACATAATAAAATTAATAGCAGAGCTTGTAGCTCCGCAGCTTGGCAATATGATAGCAGATCCTGCCTGCGGCACAGGCGGATTTTTACTTGGCGCGTATCAGTACATGGTGACGCAGCTGGATAAAAACAAAGCCAAACTTAAACCCGATGAAGACGGGTTTATAAGAAATTCGGTTTCCAGCCTGCTTACAAAAAAGGTAAGTAAAATCTTAAATGACAGTTTATACGGCTACGACATAGACGTAACAATGGTGCGTCTTGGGCTTATGAACCTTATGATGCACGGCATAGACAACCCGCATATTGACTACAAAGACACACTAAGCAAAAGTTTTATGGAATCCAATAAGTATCAGATAATAATGGCAAACCCGCCGTTTACAGGCAGTATAGACAAAGGCGACATAAACGAAAGCCTGCAACTTAAAACCACAAAGACAGAACTATTGTTTGTGGAAAATATATATAACCTGCTTAAAACAGGCGGAACAGCCGGCGTTATTGTTCCTCAGGGGGTCTTGTTCGGCTCCGGCGGTGCATTTGTAGATGCCCGCAAAATAT
This region includes:
- a CDS encoding N-6 DNA methylase encodes the protein MLQNSPAIKSKIDQLWDKFWSGGISNPLTAIEQITYLLFMKRLDDLDLKNIADAKFAGDEYKSKFAGKFTIPGTDAKVDKQTLRWSHFKHMQAEEMLNHVQQKVFPFLKQLNGDESPFTHHMKNAVFIIPKPSLLTEAISTIDDIFLEIEKDAKQGGQAFQDIQGDVYELLLSEIASAGKNGQFRTPRHIIKLIAELVAPQLGNMIADPACGTGGFLLGAYQYMVTQLDKNKAKLKPDEDGFIRNSVSSLLTKKVSKILNDSLYGYDIDVTMVRLGLMNLMMHGIDNPHIDYKDTLSKSFMESNKYQIIMANPPFTGSIDKGDINESLQLKTTKTELLFVENIYNLLKTGGTAGVIVPQGVLFGSGGAFVDARKILIDKCELKAVITMPSGVFKPYAGVSTAILVFTKGGETEKVWFYNMESDGYSLDDKRTKQDGNGDLQDIVKQFKERHSKKKNDKKTKCFFVDRKDIVKEGYDLSMSKYKEDVYEEVKYEKPAVILKRLKAMEKEIEKGLEELEKMVK